aacagacaggAATGCTGATGAAGCAATGAAAATTTTCTAAGCCAGGAATACCAACCaggtagaaaaatgaaatgtagtGATGTGTTGTATTGTTTACCATGTTATAACTGGGAATATTTCAAGTTTAGTAAATAATAACTAGGATAATCTCCAAAATGCAGAGATCGATTGCAAAGCATTTCTTTCAAGGATCTTATGTTTGGAATCTAGAACTGCAAACCTAGATCTCCATAATTCTAGAAAGGCTCAGGTAAACTAACCCATCCTATGGAGCGTCAGCAACTTTATctgcaaaagaaaatattaaaattaattacatACGTTAGTTATTGATTTTATCATTTGATATTTAATTAAATCTTACTGcaagttttccattttttatggaaagtgaagttaataaaataaatataattgtgtTTAAGCTAATGATTTTTGAGAGACTGTAATAAAATATGGAGACATAAACAAAACATGCAAATGCtacaattagaaaatattttgatatgtCATTCTTTAAAATGCTGCTTTTAGTCTTTGCTACCATAACTAAATATGTGAGCATTCAAATAAGGTATAATAAGATAAAGAACATCATAGACAGTAGATAATTTAACATCCATCAAAGTCAAACTTatacatatttcttattttaagtgtaaaaatacatatttaaatatcttcttaacttttttattttagcattgaACAGCCATTCATTTGGTAAAACTTAAATAGTTCCCATGTATAGACTGGATCTCACTAGGTCTTAGGATCCAATGCCCATTTCTTACCTCTGTGAACACTTTATACATGAGACCATGGATATACATGTAGGTTAAACACTCTTATACACAAAGTAAAActaattaaattttcaaaaaaaaaaatgttctgctaTGCTGTTTGTATCCAGGTATATAAAGATAACAACAAGGTACCATATGCTTCACAAATCTCAGCAACAGGATTTGGTAAAATTTAAATAGTTCCCATGCATAGATGTGATTTATTTTAAGAGACAGATatattaaagaaacagaaaaaagagaagcaaaatcAGATTGGTCATGCTAAGGTTGCACTCTTCCATAGGAAAAGGAGGAataggaagaagaggaggtggagtaTGATCAATAGGATTGTTGATAATTAGCTACCATAAGGACAACAGGCTGCCTTTCCTTTGTAATAGCTAACACATGGCATATCTAtgtcatacaaataaaaacttttctgTTCGGGAAATTTTACTATTTCTACTGACTTACTTGGTGGAAATGTGAGCTATCAATGGGTTCGAGTTTCATTTTGGTGACTTGGAAGTTTAGCAGAGATAGCTCAAGCTTGGTTTTTAATATGTTCAGGGAAAGAGATTACTCTAAAATTATGGTCTTCTATGACTATTACTAAACAAGATTAACCTCTTATAGACAATCAAACATACAACTGACAATTTGAATATAACAGGGCTTTATTTTAAACACAGTTGTGACCATGAGAGGCAAATTAGCacaccttgatttttttctcatagtttAGTGAAGACATCTTActgatataaataatataattgttCTTGCTAAATATGTGCAATAATTATAAGCTTATCACTATGTTTCCTATAAGTTTATCTCCATGACAAAAACATGTATATTCTGTTTCAAGAGAAAAGAAGCAAAGCCGTTTCCTCTATAACATCTTTTCCTAGGTTCCTAGGCATGCATATTTGCTGACATTTTATTTGGTGGCAACACTAGTCACCCAGTCATAAACATCAGATGTCTTAAAAGGGTTCTTGTCACCTGGATTCTATTAATTCTGATGTTTCACCAAGAGTTGCTAACTCTCGTCCtgttatttttcctccttttccatcCAATGTCAGTTTCATTCATTAGACTTAGAGCACAAGAAGGAACTTACAGAAAGCCAATAAACAGTCAGTCAGTTCTCAGGGGAAAACCAGAAGCTCTTAGCATATTGTTTATTTTCACAAGCATTTCAACTTTTACCTAAAGCCTAAGATGGACAGCATACTCACAGTTATTGTCCAAGCTTCCTTTTCTTCAACAACAGTCTTGGAATAGTCTTTCCAATTTGTGTCAGGAGTAACATAATAGGAAATCACCCCATAACAGAAAATAACATAATTATTTCATGAACAATGAGATATTTGGAAATAATTGCTTCATAACTAGCAAATATAACTATTCAGATACATACTAGTTATTCAAATATGTAACACATAATGCCATTTCTTTGTGTTCAGCATTCTTATCTCATTTGCCTTTATCTTCTCTATATGGGATATTGTCATATGATCTATGATACAGTGAGGATGGTGTTGCATCATGTAGGCAGCACTCTGTAAAGCCATTAGCCATGGTTCTTTTATGCTAGTCCAATGCTCAGAGGACCCCTCAGATTCACAGAGGAGATGTcccttggaaaacacagagtcacacagaaaATGATTAGAACAGCATGTAGCACAGAAGGGTGCAATCTCCCCATGCTCAGTCATGTTATCTAATCCTGTACATTCCACAAGTCTTGTAAGTTAAAGTGAGATAATCTTCATCCTCTATgccttaatttcattttcatcaaCATTTCTCTCAGGATGCTTTATCTGACGATTCTCTGGGGCTTTGCTATACTTTATTGTATATGAATTTTATTCAATAACTTAGAAGAATGAAATCTCATCAGTACAATAAAGAAAGATGGATGACCCTGGAAGAAACTATGTGAAATTAACCAGGCATAGAAGGCTAAACCTTAAGCTCTCGCTCATATCTGGCAGTTAGAAAGGTTGATCTCATAGAGGAGGTTAGAAGAATGGTTACCAGTCCATAGAAAGTGTAAAGGAGAAGGTGACAAGAGCTTTGTCAGTCGTTGTACTGAATCTAGTTAGATAGGAGGAGAAGCACATTCTCATGCACAATTGCCAAGTGAAATGACTAAAGTGAGAACACTGTATGACATGTTTTAACACAGTGAAAGAGaagatttttaatgttttcaccaCAAAATATACAGTGCTGGAAGAGTGGATATCTAACTCTCCTGATTTTATCGTGATTCCACGTGTAGTTCTGTTCATTGAAACCACTCAATGTACACTCAGTAAGCTTATATAGTAGttacataaacatattttaagaAGTTTATTCTAAAGATAAGAGAatatctttttacattttttcatgTAAATTTAGAAATTTTGATTGTATTTAGGCCAGTGTTTAATCCCAAATTACTGTGTATTTATGATTTCACTTGAGGTCAAAATCACTGTGATTTATGTTGTTCATTTCATCTTCTACCATTATTTATGGTAGATATTTTACTGCATTATTCAAAAATTTTACAAGACTATTAGCCATACAAAGGTAATTCATATAcgtgtggatgctggagattcccttcacagtgatttttttattaagaaatttttccatatcaagatctcccatggggagtcagcagagcctggcacactcagctgaggcaggtccaagcccttccctcatgcaccaaggctgtgcaaattGTCAAATTTGCTCCAAAAAGCCCATccatggaagagggaagagggaaggggggcGATCTGTggtggtatgtaaagtgaataaaaatttaataataataaaaaagataaaaaagaaattttttatttattttacataccaatcacagatcccacctcttccctcctcccacccctccagcctcccttccccacccattccctcctacatgaaggtaaggcctcccatggggagtcagcagagcctagtacattcagtcaGAAAAGCTATGAATCCACAAGGTAAATTAGAATCTTTCAATGGTTTCAGTTATAAATTATTAAACTAACTTCTATGGATTTGTAAATAAACTTGGTATATTATTACATGTCCAGGTTTCTGCCCACATGAAACTGGCATGAGAAATGATAGCAAAGTAGTTGGTACACTTACATTTCATTgagagaaaagttttttttttaagttttaggaaagggtttatcagaCAGTAAGCATTCATAATTGTATCAACAATTATTagttaatatgtatatatatatatatatatattgcattgtCAATTCCTATTCTGATATGTGATTTGTCTTCTATTAAAATATctgatgtttttctctgttgttatAAAACAATGCCAGAGAATGCAAATTTCCAATCTCAGGTATGTGATGAAACTGTGgactaaaaataattatattttaaggaATAGTTACATGTGTGTCctgaaattgaaaaacaaatgcattttattcCTTACTGGAactaaggaagagagaaaagataagcggaagtggagaggagagagtggaagagaacaagagagataaagagagggaaagggaaatgtGCACAGGAAAAATGGGATAAATGCAGAGTGTGTTGGTGTGTTAGCATGCTGTACTTCCTTGCTAATACTAGTGTTATCTGGAGAGGAGGATTCCTGTTAATGTGGAGAGTGATTGCTACCTTTCAACACAGATTTTCTGGAGACTTTATGTGAGGTTCCATCATGGAAAATGGAGCCTGTGCATATTGGAAATTTCAGTAGATTTCTTTTCAGATAGAAAACTATCCATTATCCTCAATTTAGGCTTCCTGATAGTTGAAGTCAAAACCTGTTGATAAATATATTCTGTGACTTTGTTGAAATTGATGATTTGTATTAAAAAATTTGCTACTTAAGTGAATGTTTTGTGAGATCAGAAAATGTATATTTCTATAGCTgagtcatttttatataaattacatcttaatttaaaaatattgtttggtGCTCTAAATAATTAAAGATTAAGGCCCTGATTCTAAGAGACTGCAAAGGATTTGAATGCAAGGctttggagagagggaagggaaggggcacaatgatataattataattttcaaaatataaaaacaagaacCATGGCTATAAAAATATGGGTGTAAATTTTCACCTGGTTCTCTTGATagatttgaaaatagaaatttctCTGTTCCTTGGAAAGCCCTGCCAGTGTTAGGTGTTGGGTACTGATGAGCCTTGACACTTTGCTGTATTTTGTTTCTCTGAATGAAAATCAACAATGATGTGGATTTTTATCTGATTCTATGCCCTGATCCTTGAGAAGCAGTATTAACTTAAGTATGAATGATTTAACTTTGCACTgctcttttattttcatgtttgtgtagCTATTGTCTTCAAGAATTTGAATGAGACAAGTGAATCAGATTACTCATTTTGGTACTAGAAAAAATTAGGTCATTAAGGAAAGTTTCACAACCTTCAATAGAATTAAGAATTTCCCTCTTGGGGAACATGTGAAGGTTAGCAAACAAAATCATTTAATGCTAAGACAGAATGTGAGTTCTGTCCCCAAGGCCAGCTTGGGGCCCTGTGTGTTGTCTTCTGATCTTTGCATACACTCTAGACTATGCATGTCCTCCTACCtacaaacatgcatgtacacactcatacacacacacacacacacacacacacacacacacacacacacacacacacactcataaatacaGACATATGCAGAGGGTGGGAtaatatgatttattatttttaagttacaaaCTTAAATAATTTGCAAGCTATTGATGCTTATGATAGGCGATGGCTTAACAAATGGACCGTTCTCTCCAGCCTTTActcagatggagaaagaaagaaaaacatgctttTGTGGTTATTATTTAGCAAATATAGACATTtagaataaaaattcaaaaaccatataataaattatttggTGGTAACAAACAACATCAATCACAAAAAAATGAGTTCTTCTCTTTCTGATCCACATATTTTCACAGTAAATTGtactgtgaaaaaaaattttcagaaaagCATTCCATATGCTAGGTCACTTAAGATGATCTTATTTATGGTCTTCAGCCTTTCCTCTTCATTAAACCAAAAATAATTGAGATTTCAATagcttcaaagtgtgtgtgtatatatatatatatatatatatacatatatatatatatatatatatatatatatatacttttttcctAGCTCATTTGCTTCGATGTAATAAACTCTTCCAAAATTCTCTTTTATAGAACTCAACACTACACATACTCAGATCACTTTCTTCTTGCTCACTGGTGTACCAGGATTAGAAGATATCCAGATTTGGATCTCAATCCCTTTCAGCTTCATGTACCTTTTAGCTGTGTTTGGCAATGTGCTGGTTATGGCAGTGATAGTCTGGGACCGGAGCCTCCATGAACCCATGTATCTCTTCCTGGCCATGTTGACATTCAATGATGTTCTCCTCTGTACTTTCACTGTACCCCAAATGCTACTCATTTTCTGGCAGGGTCCCTTGGCTGCCACTTTCCCTGCCTGCCTCACACAAATGTTCTTTGTCCATGCTCTGTTCCTCTCTGAATCTGCTGTCTTACTGGCCATGGCTTTTGACTGCTATGTGGCTATCTGCACACCACTGCATTATACAACCTTGCTTACAGGCTCTCTCATTGTCAAGGTTGGTCTGGCTCTGATAGCTCGGAGTGTGGCTGTTGTCACTCCTGGTGTTCTTATTCTCCGCCTAGACTTCTTTCATAGCAACATTATCCACCACACATACTGTGAGAATATGGGCATCGCCAAGTTGGCCTGCAACAGCATTACCTTAAATAGCATTTATGGGCTCTCGGCAGCTCCCCTCACCACAGGGCTTGACTTTGTCTTCATTTCCTTGTCCTACTGGCTCATCTTGAAAACAGTCCTACAACTGCCAtcttctgtcctagcatcagcctgcaTTGTTTAGGGATCTCCACAGGACCTCCTCAGACAAGAACTCAAAAGAGTGTAACCCAGTCTCAAAATTGGAAGATGTGCCTGGTTACAAATTTTGaccagttcagactctgtatcctccattactagtaGTACTCACTAGGGttaccttcatagattccaggacgTTTCCAGTGCACTAGAtttccacacacaccccaaatgccCCAAATTCCAAGTGTCTCTCCATGTACCCTCTCCTTCTATCACTCTTCCCACACACCTACTCCTTCCTGCTCCAATACTTGCCTGCTCCAAAATGGGGCTGGGAAATTGCTCAATGGTttagagcacatgttgctcttgcagaagaccatgATTTGATTCTCACCACCTACATGATGTTTTATAACCATattccagagaatccaatgccttcttctgacctttggAGGTACCAGAAACATACATGGTGTGTATGCATACAGGCATGCAAAATatttatgcaaataaaataaaataaatagatctaaaAATTATTTGAATGGTGCATATAAAATTGTTTCATAAAGTACTTTAAGTGAAAGACATGTAATGAATTATACTAGTATATTTTCATATGTGGAAGAAAAATGACAGAATTCATCATAATTATTGGTTTGGAAAAGGAGAGGAATGTGaagaaattaacagaaatggaagcCTTGATTTCTAGACCAGATTTGATATAATAGCTATGCTGGGAGGTAGCTTTAATTCAATTTCTAATAATTGTAGTATAGACTTGGAACCAACATGCTTTAGCTCCTTTTCAAGGACATATGCCAATTTCCAAATTAAGCTTTAAATATCTTTGAATTATGCAGGCTTACTATGTACAAAAACTTTCTTCTAACCATTAAACAAATTCATCTTCTTAAAGGGAGCCTTAATTATACACTAAAAGAAATGCtgagttaaaaaagaaagttgtgGTGTGAGAGCAGTATTTTGAAGAGTCTATTAGATCCTAGTTCTCAGAGTTGTAACAGAGACTCTCTGGGCTTGggtgtggtaatattgtgtctcccaatatattgtataccttaataaaattatctggaagtcagagaacagaacagccacgagatagacatagaggccagaatatggtgggacacacacctttaatcctagcattctggaggcagagatccatccggatctctgcgagctcaaagccacactggaaacagccaggcaaagtgacacacacctttaatcaaagtacttgagatctcaagtcTTGCTTggggaagacacatgcctttaatcccaggaagtgacaggaggaagcagaaaggtatataaggcatgaggaccagaaactaagttggttaagcttttaggctttcagcagcagttcagctgagacccatttggatgaagactcagaggcttccagtttgaggaaacaggatcagctgagaagttatcaaggtgaggttagctgtggcttgttctatttctctaatctttcagtgtCCACCCCAATACCGGACTCCAGGtttgttattaataagaccttttaagtttCGTGCTACACTGTAAGATTCGGTCCTGTGATTACACTTGATTTTTGAGCTTTCTCTTATGGTTGTCATGGCCCACGCATAATAATTATAAGATACACTATGatgtttaaatatatgtatggAATGATGAATGGTAAAAGAAGATATTTAGCACATTCCATTCTTAaacagttatctttttttttttctggagaaagcATTCCAAATATTCTTTTCTAGTATTTTTCAAATATGCAACTCACTATTGTTGACTAGATTTATCCTCCCATATAATGAGACATCTGAACTATCCTTTGTCCAACTGTAACACTGATCCCATGGAGATTTATTTTCACTCTTTCCTGCCTTTATTCCTTTCTCGGCCTCTGGTAACCACTATTCTAATCAAAACCTCTATGAAAACAGTTTTTGAAAGTCATACCGGGGCCCACTAGTTtcgtttgattgtctctgtaggtttctccatcatgatcttgataccccttgctcatagaatcactcttctctctcttcaactggattcttGGAGCTTGACCTGGTGTTTGGCTGCGGATCTCTGCAAGTGCTTCCGCAGTTACTAgagaaagactctatgatgacagtgagggtactcaccaatctgattactggggtaagctagttcaggcatcctctcctctattgctagtagtctaagctggggtcatccttggggattcctgggaacttccctagcacctgatttttccctatccccatgatgtctccctctatcattgtatatctttcattgctttcccactccatccctgttccaggttGACTatcccattcctttatgttcttaTCCCTCATCCtataccctccattgcccacccccacctccagtttattcatggagatatcatcaatagctgtggagcctgcatgggactggacgaggccctctgcatagtgagacagttgtgtggcttgatctgcttaagggggccccctggcagtaggatcagaattcattcctggtgcatgaaaaggctttttggaacccactacctatgatgggacaccttgcacaaccttgaggtaggaggaggggtctggacctgcctctactaaatattcctccccatgggagaccttaccttcttgtaggaggtaATGAATGAGATGTGGGttaggagggggaggctggagaaacaggagggaagagggagatctttggttggtatgtaaaatgaataaaaagtttcttaattaaaaaggtcataagggatttttttcctgaattatATAAATGGAAATTGGTAACACATTTTATTGGCAGTATAATGAAGGTGAGAATGATGATCAGTTCATTCTATACTTGTTTTGTAACACATGGTATATAATGGTAAGTAAGGCTCAGAAAAAAACCCAAGACATCAATTGTAGTTGTATTACTCGTTACCATATGCATAAAAACTAGAATGACTGCATGCATCTTCTTATCATAAATAAATTAGTCCAAGAATAAAAtgcaacaaattaaaaattatgagaCAATGGAGCAAATAAGGGGAGGAAGGCTGACAGAGGgcatgtgtgtttggggtggTGACCATAACATGATGTGATATATATTTGAAACTGCCTTAATGAAACATACTGTTTTAATGCTAACTGgaataatataaaacacaaaagacTGCATGACTTGAATagagttaagaaaaagaaatttgatttCCAATTAACTCATGGAGAATCATGAAGGGTAACAAAGTTGTCGATTAACAGATAATACATGTCAGTTTAAGATGCTTTCCATTATTTTAAATGCAGTGGCAATCATGGTAAACTTTGCCATGTGCTTTTATTCAGAAGCCATGCATGGAATTGTCCCTTCCTAACTTAAGACCTCCTCAATAATCAGATAAAAAATGGTTTACAAATAACACAGAAAGATTCTtaagaaatatgttttctgaGTGGGACGATGCCAGATGTGATAACAACATTCACAGTTCAGTATTTGCTATAATTGTGACTGAAATCACATAAGAGGAATGGAAACTTTCATGGATGTCCCAGTATATATacatgggatatatatatatatatatatatatatatatatatatatatatggacatgtgtgtgtgtgttattcattattattaaacATTGA
The sequence above is drawn from the Peromyscus leucopus breed LL Stock chromosome 1, UCI_PerLeu_2.1, whole genome shotgun sequence genome and encodes:
- the LOC114706646 gene encoding olfactory receptor 52K1-like; this translates as MNPQELNTTHTQITFFLLTGVPGLEDIQIWISIPFSFMYLLAVFGNVLVMAVIVWDRSLHEPMYLFLAMLTFNDVLLCTFTVPQMLLIFWQGPLAATFPACLTQMFFVHALFLSESAVLLAMAFDCYVAICTPLHYTTLLTGSLIVKVGLALIARSVAVVTPGVLILRLDFFHSNIIHHTYCENMGIAKLACNSITLNSIYGLSAAPLTTGLDFVFISLSYWLILKTVLQLPSSVLASACIV